In the Henningerozyma blattae CBS 6284 chromosome 8, complete genome genome, one interval contains:
- the HST4 gene encoding NAD-dependent histone deacetylase HST4 (similar to Saccharomyces cerevisiae HST4 (YDR191W); ancestral locus Anc_8.396), with product MTSASNNTPEKKHALPLTPPSTAEKLKQTDKNLSQINDSFYTRRKLLPTLLEDNNNEDKSTTIIPSKRKIVRKPRLKYRPINNTVLEIDTDILSFVKPSQKNELDFLKYSFKYCKNMIVVTGAGISVASGIPDFRSSEGIFKTISTNGKDLFDYNFVYSNDANILKFNKMLNSLHQLSNKSKPSKFHYFLNDLSSMGKLKRLYTQNIDCLDTNLDHLNTSFPLSIKNCPKTIQLHGSLNDVICNKCDYKIAYNPCLFPQIIEEANALVPECPQCQEYENVRVVAGIRSKGIGKLRPRVILYNEFHPEGDIIGSITSLDLKSRLDCLVIVGTSMKIPGVKSMCKEFAKRVRKSKGYILFINKEMPSKQILDYIGGVDLIVLGDCQILPDLLADQLS from the coding sequence ATGACATCAgcatcaaataatacacCGGAGAAAAAACATGCATTACCGTTAACTCCTCCCAGCACTgcagaaaaattaaaacaaactgataaaaatttatctcAAATTAATGATTCTTTTTATACCAGGAGAAAGTTACTACCAACATTACTAGAGGATAATAACAATGAAGATAAATCAACAACTATAATACCATCGAAGAGGAAAATTGTAAGAAAACCAAGGCTAAAATATAGGCCAATTAACAATACAGTTTTAGAGATCGATACCGATATACTGTCATTTGTTAAACCATCTCAAAAGAATGAATTagattttttgaaatattcatttaagTATTGTAAAAACATGATAGTAGTAACGGGTGCAGGCATATCTGTTGCTTCAGGGATTCCAGATTTCAGATCAAGTGAGGGTATATTCAAAACAATCTCTACAAACGGTAAAGACTTATttgattataattttgtttattcaaatgatgctaatattttgaaatttaataaaatgcTTAATTCATTACACCAATTATCGAACAAGAGTAAGCCTTctaaatttcattattttttaaatgatttgtCTTCGATGgggaaattaaaaagattatATACTCAAAATATCGATTGTTTAGATACGAATTTAGATCATTTAAACACTTCATTTCCcttatcaattaaaaattgtcCTAAGACAATCCAGCTGCATGGTTCATTGAATGATGtcatttgtaataaatGTGACTATAAAATAGCTTATAATCCCTGCCTATTCCCTCAAATCATTGAAGAAGCTAATGCTCTGGTTCCAGAATGCCCACAATGTCaagaatatgaaaatgTTAGAGTTGTTGCCGGTATACGATCTAAGGGGATAGGTAAGCTTCGCCCAAGAGTTATTTTATACAATGAATTCCATCCAGAAGGTGATATAATTGGATCAATTACATCTTTAGACCTAAAATCGAGATTGGATTGTTTAGTTATTGTGGGAACGAGTATGAAAATCCCAGGGGTTAAATCTATGTGTAAAGAATTTGCTAAAAGAGTACGGAAATCAAAAGGTTACATactttttataaataaagaaatgcCTTCAAAGCAAATTTTAGATTACATTGGGGGAGTAGACCTTATTGTCCTAGGGGATTGTCAGATTTTACCCGACTTACTGGCGGACCAGTTATCTTAA
- the GPN3 gene encoding putative signal sequence-binding GTPase GPN3 (similar to Saccharomyces cerevisiae YLR243W; ancestral locus Anc_8.397) translates to MSRVGVLVMGPAGAGKSTFCNSIISHMQTIGRRAHIVNLDPAAEPNKYEFTVDIRDLISLEDVMEELDLGPNGALVYCFEYLMKNLDWLDEEIGDYNDEYLIFDCPGQIELYTHIPILPNIVRHLQQHLNFSLCATYLMESTFIVDNSKFFSGSLAAMSAMILLELPHINILSKMDLVKDDYSRRKLKKFLNPDPMLLISESNKNMNPKFYRLNNAIAHLVDDFGMIQYLPLESKNPESVATIISYIDDVTQWGESQEAKEPNDQIDIEEL, encoded by the coding sequence atgtcCCGTGTAGGTGTTTTAGTAATGGGACCAGCAGGGGCTGGTAAAAGTACCTTTTGTAATTCTATCATTTCACACATGCAAACAATTGGTAGAAGAGCTCATATTGTAAATTTAGATCCTGCTGCTGAACCgaataaatatgaatttaCTGTAGACATTCGggatttaatttcattggAAGATGTGATGGAAGAATTAGATCTAGGACCAAATGGTGCATTAGTATACtgttttgaatatttaatgaaaaatctgGATTGGctagatgaagaaattggtgattataatgatgaatatttgatttttgatTGCCCCGGCCAAATTGAATTATACACACATATCCCAATTTTACCTAACATAGTGCGCCATTTACAGCAACACTTAAACTTCAGCTTATGTGCTACATATTTAATGGAATCTACCTTCATTGTTgataattccaaatttttcagtGGCTCCTTAGCTGCTATGTCAGCTATGATTCTATTAGAATTACCACACATCAATATCTTAAGTAAAATGGATTTAGTCAAAGATGATTACTCTAGAAGGAAATTAAAGAAGTTTTTGAATCCAGATCCTATGCTATTAATTAGTgaaagtaataaaaatatgaatcCAAAATTTTATCGTTTAAATAATGCTATTGCTCATCTTGTTGATGATTTTGGGATGATTCAATATTTACCATTAGAGTCTAAGAATCCAGAAAGTGTCGCTACCATAATATCATATATCGACGATGTGACACAATGGGGGGAAAGCCAAGAAGCTAAAGAACCAAACGATCAAATTGATATCGAAGAACTGTAG
- the SLY1 gene encoding syntaxin-binding protein (similar to Saccharomyces cerevisiae SLY1 (YDR189W); ancestral locus Anc_8.394) → MVTSKEECLRDKQVASILRMLFLNDISLDTRDVDATFNSTNELNWKVLVMDAKSTSVVSSVLRVKDLLKAGVTVHTLIEQERASLPDVPAVYFISPTKENLDRVINDLKNDYYLEYYINFNSSLPRQLLEYFAKNVAQLNKSDKIKQLYDQYLDFLVTEKELFSLQLPLTYSKLNNPQSNEDIITQLCENIATGLFNIIITTNIIPIIRAPVGGPAEMVAGKLGSKLRDYMINMRSSNNNASNGKSTSTGTPNQGADTLEKSVLILLDRNIDFTSMFNHSWIYQCMVFDIFKLQKNIITIPIKQDDSNKSDTNNNSLVGNSSTRSYDLEPTDFFWNENSHLPFPEAAENVENSLADYKEKVNQITKKTGVSNINDIATNFDQKDAMETAQFQEVIKTLPVLTNRKSIIDMHMNIFAALLSELEEKKLDTFFEIEQQDPDNNKTRTEFLDMLNDNKTNNFDDKMRSFIVLYLLSKNGLPKDFINKVETYFKDNQYDITPLKYIYKLHEMTQLSSMSLQNKTLTTSTNSNSNNTNTPGTSIQSSSLSGLYNLTEGRVGSLLSGLKKLLPEKKTIPITNVVEAIMDPLNSSQKNLETTDNYLYIDPHNTRGSHTKKPKRQTYNNSIVFVIGGGNYFEYQNLQEWAHAEIHNTKTVMYGSTDIISPNDFLHEIAALGSN, encoded by the coding sequence atggTTACTAGTAAAGAAGAATGCCTCAGGGATAAGCAAGTGGCTTCGATCCTTCGAATgctatttttaaatgatatcTCCTTGGACACCCGTGATGTCGATGCTACTTTCAATTCGACTAATGAACTGAATTGGAAGGTTTTGGTTATGGATGCTAAGTCTACATCTGTTGTTTCATCTGTATTGAGAGTTAAAGATTTGCTGAAAGCAGGGGTTACTGTACATACATTAATTGAACAAGAAAGAGCCTCTTTACCAGATGTTCCTGCTGTGTATTTCATCTCCCCTACCAAGGAAAATTTGGACCGTGTCataaatgatttgaaaaatgattactatttagaatattacattaatttcaattcttcattacCAAGACAACTATTGGAATATTTTGCCAAGAATGTTGCCCAACTAAATAAATCAGATAAGATTAAACAATTGTATGATCAATATCTGGATTTTTTGGTTACTGAAAAggaattattttctttacaATTACCTTTAACTTATTCCAAATTAAACAATCCTCAATCTaatgaagatattattactcAGTTATGTGAAAATATAGCCACAGgtttattcaatattattattacgaCTAATATCATTCCTATCATTCGAGCCCCAGTCGGAGGTCCTGCAGAAATGGTTGCAGGTAAGTTAGGGTCTAAATTAAGAGATTATATGATTAATATGAGATCatccaataataatgcttCAAATGGCAAATCTACTTCAACTGGCACACCAAATCAAGGCGCAGACACGTTAGAAAAATCAGTATTGATTTTATTGGATagaaatattgattttacTTCCATGTTTAATCATTCTTGGATTTATCAATGTATGgtatttgatatatttaaattacaaaaaaacattattaCAATCCCCATAAAACAAGATGATTCTAATAAGTCagatacaaataataattcattagtAGGCAATTCTTCAACAAGATCTTATGATTTAGAGCCCactgattttttttggaatgAAAATTCCCACTTACCTTTCCCAGAAGCTGCTGAAAATGTGGAAAATTCATTGGCTGATTATAAGGAGAAAGTAAATCAAATAACTAAAAAGACGGGtgtttctaatattaatgatatagCTACAAATTTTGATCAAAAAGATGCAATGGAAACTGCTCAATTCCAGGAAGTGATTAAAACTTTACCAGTCCTAACAAATAGAAAATCCATAATTGATATGCATATGAATATCTTTGCTGCTTTGTTATCAGAATTGgaagagaaaaaattggATACTTTTTTCGAAATTGAACAACAAGATCCAGATAATAACAAGACAAGAACCGAATTCTTGGATATGCTAAATGACAATAAAaccaataattttgatgaCAAAATGAGATCGTTTATAGTATTGTATTTATTGTCTAAAAATGGACTTCCAAAggattttataaataaagtGGAAACATACTTTAAAGATAATCAATATGATATTACTccattgaaatatatttataaattgcATGAAATGACCCAATTATCTTCTATGTctcttcaaaataaaactttaaCGACCAGtactaattcaaattcaaataacaCTAATACACCAGGGACTTCAATTCAATCTTCATCTCTATCAGggttatataatttaacaGAAGGTAGAGTAGGCTCTTTATTATCAGGTTTGAAAAAACTTTTACCTGAAAAGAAAACCATTCCAATTACAAATGTCGTAGAAGCTATAATGGATCCTTTGAATAGTTCTCAAAAGAATTTGGAAACCACCGATAATTATCTATACATTGATCCTCATAATACAAGAGGTTCTCATACAAAGAAGCCAAAAAGACAAACATACAATAACTCCATTGTATTTGTCATAGGAGGTGGTAATTACTTTGAATACCAAAATCTTCAAGAATGGGCACACGCTGAAATTCATAATACAAAAACTGTCATGTATGGTTCTACTGATATCATTTCTCCAAATGATTTCTTGCACGAAATTGCTGCCTTAGGCTCCAATTGA